GCACGATGAACCGCTGCCCGCGCGCCCCGTCGCCGAGCAGCACGTCGAACACCTGCCCCAGCGGGATCGGGTAGTCGCCGCGGGCCACGCCCACCGCGCCCGCCAGCACCACCAGCGCCAGCCCGACGACCACCACGGCGAACGGCCGCCACCGCAGCGGCCCGGACACCGGCCCCAGCCGGAAACCCGCGCTCACAGCCGCACCAGCTTCCGCCGCCGCACCAGCGCGATGAAGAACGGCGCGCCGACCAGCGCCAGCACCACCCCGACCTCCAGCTCACCCGGCCTGGCCACCACCCGGCCGACGACGTCGGCGACCAGCAGCACGATCGCGCCGATCACCCCGGCGAACGGCAGCAGCCACCGGTGGTCCGGCCCGGTCAACGCCCGCGCCGCGTGCGGCACGACCAGCCCGAGGAACCCGATCGGCCCGCACACCGCCACCGCGCCGCCCACCAGCAACGTCGTCGCCACCACCCCGACGACCCTGGTCAGCGCCACCCGCCGGCCGAGCGACCTGGCCACGTCGTCACCGAGCGACAGCGCGTTCAGCCCGGTCGCGTTGGCCGCCGCCAGCACCAGCCCGAGCAGCAGGAACGGCAGCACCTGCCACAGCAGCGCGAGGTCGCGCCCGGCGAGCCCGCCGACCTGCCAGAACCGGAACGCGTCCAGGCTCTGCCGGTCGAGCAGCACCAGCGCGGACACCAGCCCCTGCATCAGCGCGCTGACCGCCGCGCCGGCGAGCGCCAGCGTCACCGGCGTGGGCCCGGACCGCCCCGACCCGAGCAGGAACACCACCACGCTGGCCACGAGCGCGCCGGCGAACGCGAACCACACGTACCCGTAGAGGCTGCTCACGCCCAGCGTGAAGATCGACAGCACGACGGCGAACGCCGCGCCCTGGGTGACGCCGAGGATGCCCGGGTCGGCCAGCGGGTTGCGGGTGTGGCCCTGCATCAGCGCGCCGCCGACGCCCAGCGCGACGCCGACCGCGATGCCGAGCAGCGTGCGCGGCACCCGCAGCTCGCGGACGACGAGGTCGTTCTCCGCGCCGGTCGGCGCGGTCAGCGCGTGCCAGACGTCGGCGATCGGGATGTCCTTCGCGCCGATGGCCACGCTGGCGAGCGCTACCAGGGCGAGGAGCCCGACGAGCAGGGCCAGCCGGGCGCTGCGGAGGGCCAAGGCGCTGCTCCTCCCACGGCGACCCGACATCTGGTGAGGTGAGCCTAACCGAACACGGTGTGGTCCCCACCGGGCACGGAGCGTGCCGCCGAACGGTCGAACCGGAGATCACCCGGCGCGTCCGCGAAATGGATCTTCGACCACCCCTGGAAGGTGGCGAAAAACAACCAAGGGGCGCCGGAGGAATCCGGCGCCCCTTCGTCGATCGACGTAATTGCCGTGGTCTGCGCCACGTCAATGACTTCGTCAGCCCTGCTGGTGGTAAGCCTCCAGCACCTCGGCCGGGATGCGCCCGCGATCGGAGACCTTCATCCCCTGCTTGCGCGCCCACTCCCGAATGGCCTGGTTCTGCTCACGATCCGCCGAAGCGGGACGAGCCGCCTTCACACCGGCCGGACGACCCGGACCGCGCTTGCGGCCACCCGCCTTGCGGGCACTGGCGACGAAGTCGGCGAGAGCGTCGCGGAGCTTGCCCGCATTGCCCGCGGAAAGGTCGATCTCGTAGGACACACCGTCCAATCCGAAGCCGACCGTCTCCTCCGCCTTCCCACCGTCCAGGTCATCGACCAGGGTCACGGTGACCTTCTGCGCCATGCGTATCCTCCTGGACTCGAATGCGCGGTGTTGCTCCCCGACCGCGACCTAAAGCATTGGCGAGTGCAGGTTAGCGCACAACTGCTGGAATGCGCCGCCCGGAGTCCGAGAAGTTACTCATTCCGGGCGCACGAGGGGGAACAGGATCGTCTCCCGGATACCGAGACCGGTGAGCGCCATCAGCAGCCGGTCGATGCCCATTCCGACACCGCCGCTCGGTGGCATTCCGTACTCCAGTGATCGCAGAAAGTCTTCGTCGACCGGCATGGCCTCGACGTCACCGGTCGCGCCAAGGCGGGCCTGGGCTTCCAGCCTCTCCCGCTCCACCACCGGGTCCACCAGTTCCGAGTATCCCGTGGCCAACTCGAAACCGCGCACGTACAGGTCCCACTTTTCGGCCACACCCGGCCGGCTGCGGTGCTGACGGGTGAGCGGCGAGGTCTCCACCGGGAAATCGCGGACAAACGTGGGCGCGTGCAGGGCGTCACCGACCAGGTGCTCCCACAGCTCCTCGACCAGCTTGCCGTGCCCGAGCTTCGGGTCCGGCTCCAGGCCGTGCTTGTCGGCGAGCGCTCGCAGCCGCTCCGAAGAAGTTTCGGGCGTGACTTCTTCACCGGCCGCGTCGGACAACGACTCGTACATGCTCAACGTCGTCCACTCGCCGCCGAGGTCGTACTCGGAACCGTCGGCCAACGTCACCACGTGCGAACCCGCGACCGCCAGCGCGGCTTCCTGGATCAGCTCCCGGGTCAGCACGGCGTTGGTGTCGTAGGTGGCGTACGCCTCGTAGTACTCCAGCATCGAGAACTCGGGCGAATGGGACGAGTCCATGCCCTCGTTGCGGAAGTTGCGGTTGATCTCGAAGACCTTCTCGATACCGCCGACCACGCACCGCTTCAGGTACAGCTCCGGCGCGATCCGCAGGAACAGGTCGATGTCGAGCGCGTTCGAGCGGGTGACGAACGGCCGGGCGGAGGCGCCGCCCTGCAACGTCTGCAACATCGGCGTCTCGACTTCGACGAAACCGCGCCGGTGGAACGACTCCCGCAACGAGCGCACCACCGCGGCCCGGTTGCGGACCGTGTTCCTGGCCTGCTCGCGCAGGATCAGATCCACGTACCGCTGCCGAATGCGGGTTTCCTCGGCGAGTTCCTTGTGCGCGACCGGCAGCGGCCGCAGCGCCTTCGCCGCGATCGCCCACGCGTCGGCCATCACGGAGAGTTCACCGCGCCGGGACGTGATGACCTCGCCGTGCACGAATACGTGGTCGCCCAAGTCGACGTCGGACTTCCAATCGGCGAGCGCCCGCTCGCCGACGCCGTTCAGGCTCAGCATGGCCTGGAGTTCGGTGCCGTCGCCCTCGCGCAGCGTGGCGAAGCACAGCTTGCCGGTGTTGCGGATGAACATGACGCGGCCGGTCACCCCGACCACTTCGCCGGTCGACGTGTCCGGCTCCAACCCCTGATGAGCGTCGCGCACCTCTCGCAGGGTGTGCGTGCGCGGGACTTCGACCGGATAGGGATCGACGCCGCGTTCCAGCAGTCGCGCCCGCTTCTCCCGGCGCACCCTCAGCTGCTCGGGGAGATCGTCGTCGCTGGTCGCGGAACCGGTCGCTGGCTGCTCACTCACACGACGCAGGGTACGGAAAGACCACTCGGGAAATCGAACCGGATCTCACTAGGCTCGGTGCGGTGACGGGAGACGACTTGCGGGCCCTGCGCGCGAACTCCTTCGGCGCGCACGCCTCCGCCTACCAGGAACACCGGCCGGGCTACCCGGCCGAGGCCATCCGGTGGTCGCTCGAACCGCTGGGCGACGGCCCGCGCGACGTGCTGGACCTGGCCGCCGGCACCGGCAAGCTGACCGGCGGCCTGCTCGCCGAGGGCCACCACGTGACGGCCGTGGAGCCGAACGAGGGGATGCTGTCGGAACTGGTGCGCCACCACGGCCCGGCACGCGCGCTGCCCGGCAGCGCGGAGCGGATCCCGCTGCCGGGCGGCACGGTGGACGCGGTCGTGGTCGGGCAGGCGTTCCACTGGTTCGACGCGGACCGGGCGATGGCGGAGATCGCCAGGGTGCTGCGGCCGGGCGGCGTGCTCGCCGCGCTGTGGAACGACTTCGACGAGTCGGTGCCATGGGTGGCGGAGTTCATCGAGGTCGCCCGGGGCAGCGTGGCCGTGCCCGACGTGCGGACCGACCCGGTGCCGGAGCACGAGCTGTTCTCCGACGCCGAGAACCGCGTCTTCAAGCACGTGCACCGGCGCACCGCCGAGTCCGCGGTGGCGACCATCAACACGCACTCGCACCTGCTGGTGATCCCGGCCGAGGAGCGGGACGCGCTGAACGAGCGCGTCCTCGGCTTCCTCAAGTCGCGCCCCGAGACCGCCGAGGGCGAGTTCGGGTTCCCGCTGACCACCTACGTGAAGCGCTGCCGGCGCGTCGCCTGACCGTCAGGCCCGGTTGCGCTCGAACACCAGGCGCAGGCCGAGCAGGGTCAGGTCCGGGACGTGCGACTGGATGGTGGCCGACTCGGACACCACCAGCGGCGCGAGGCCGCCGGTCGCGATCACCGCGACCGGGCCCGGCTCGCTGAGCTGCAGCTCGTCCACGATCCGGCGGACCAGGCCGTCCACCTGGCCGACGAACCCGTAGACGATGCCGGACTGCAGGCACTCCACGGTGTTCTTGCCGATCACCGACCGCGGCCGCACCAGCTCGACCTTGCGCAGCTGCGCGGCGCGCGCCGCCAGCGCGTCCACCGAGATCTCGATGCCCGGCGCCAGCGCGCCGCCGAGGAACTCGCCCTTGGCGGAGATCACGTCGAGGTTCGTGGACGTGCCGAAGTCGACCACCACGCACGCCGTGCTGTGCAGGTGGTGCGCCGCCAGCGTGTTGATCACCCGGTCGGAGCCGACCTCCTTGGGGTTGTCCACCAGCAGCGGCACGCCGGTCCGCACGCCCGGCTCCACCAGCACCTTCGGCACCGCCGAGTAGTACCGGCCGAGCATCACCCGCAGCTCGCGCAGCACCGCGGGCACGGTGGACAGCGCCGAGATGCCGGTGATCTCGTCGGCGTACTCGCCGAGCAGGCCGCGCATGGTCAGCGCCAGCTCGTCGGCGGTCATCCGGGCGTCGGTGCGCATCCGCCAGTCCCGGACCAGCGCGGCGGAGTCGCCCGTGCCGTCGTAGAGGCCGAGCACGATGTTGGTGTTGCCGACGTCGATGGCGAGCAGCACTGCGTGGTCCCCCTACTAGTCCTCGGCCTGGATCAACGCGTCCAGCGCCGCCGCGTCCTCGGTCTCCGCCGGCGCCGCTTCCGGCGCGGACGTCGACCCGTTCACCAGCCCCGAGCCCTCCGGGGCGTGGGCCGGGTCCGCGCCGAGCTCGACGACCTTGTTGCCGGCGTCGACGAAGACCACCTTCGGTTCGTACACCCGCGCCTCGGCGTCGTCCATCTGCCCGTAGGCGATGAGGATCACCAGGTCGCCCGGCTTGACCAGGTGCGCCGCCGCGCCGTTGATGCCGATCACGCCGGTGCCCCGGTCGCCGGGGATGACGTAGGTCTCCAACCGGGCGCCGTTGGTGACGTCCACGATCGCGACCTGCTCGCCGGCCAGCAGGTCGGCGGCCTCCATCAGGTCCTCGTCCACCGTGACCGAGCCGACGTAGTGCAGGTCGGCCTGGGTGACGGTGGCCCGGTGGATCTTCGACTTGAGCATGGTGCGGAACATGGCGGTCCCCTTACTCGTCACCGGCGCCGAGCAGCACGGCGGCGTTGTCGATCAGTCGGGTGGAGCCGACGCGGGCGGCCACCAGCAGACGGGCGTCGCCGTTCTCCGGGGCCGGGCCCAGGTCGGGCGCCCGCAGCTCCAGGTAGTCGAGGTCGACGCCGGGCGCGGCGGCGAGGACGTCCCGCGCGGCCCCGAGCACGGCGTCCGCACCCTGGCCGCTGACGTACGCGCCCGCCACCAGGGCGGCGGACAGCGCGGTCGCGGCGGCGCGCTCCTCGTCGGACAGGTAGCGGTTGCGCGAGGACAGCGCCAGGCCGTCCGGCTCGCGCACGGTCGGCACGCCGACCACGTCCAGCGGGAAGTTCAGGTCGCGCGCCATCCGGTGGATCAGGGTGAGCTGCTGGTAGTCCTTCTCGCCGAACACCGCGTAGGTGGGCTGGACGACGTTGAACAGCTTGGCGACCACGGACAGCACGCCGGCGAAGTGGCCGGGCCTGGTCCGGCCCTCCAGCTCGTCGCCGAGCGGGCCGGGGTGCACGGTGACCGTGCTGCCGGGCAGGTACATGTCGTCCACCGACGGCGCGAACACCAGGCCGACCCGCTCCTCGCGGCAGGTGTCCACATCGGAGTCGAAGCTGCGCGGGTAGCGGTCGAAGTCCTCGTCCGGCCCGAACTGGGTCGGGTTCACGAAGATCGAGACGACGACCACGGTGTTCTGCATGACCTGCGCCTCGCGGATCAGCTTGCGGTGGCCCTCGTGCAGCGCGCCCATGGTCGGCACCAGGGCGATGTTGCGGCCCGCCGCCTTCAACGCCCTGGTGACGCGGCGCAGCCGGTCCGGGTCGCGGTGCACCGTCACGTCGCCGGGCGTGTAGTCGTCCTTGGTGAGCGGCTTGGTCATGCCTGTCCCTCTAGGGTGGTGCGGACTTCGGACGCGAGTTCGGGCTTGAGGAGCCCGGCGGCCCGGGCGCGCGCCGCGGTGCGCAGCGCGAGGACCCGGTACGCGGGCAGGGTGTCGCTGTCGGCCAGCACCGCCAGGTGCTTGGCCACGGTGCCGGCGTCGCCGCGCGCGACGGGACCGGTCAGGGCGCGGTCGCCGTGCCGCAGGGCGTTGTCCAGGGCGGCGGACAGCAGCGGGCCGAGCATCCGCTCGGCGTCGCCGATGCCCGCGTCGCGCAGCAGGTCCGCGCAGTCGGCGACCAGCGTGATCAGGTGGTTCGCGCCGTGCGCGAGGGCGGCGTGGTAGAGCGGGCGGGCGGCCTCGGGCACCCGCACCGGTTCGGCGGACATCTCCACCACCAGCGCCTCGCCTACGCTCCAGGCGATCTCGTCGCCGTCGGCCGCGGTGATGCCGACCGAGCAGGCGTTCAGCCGCTGCACGTCCTCCGGGCGGCCGGTGAACGTCATGACGGGGTGCAGCGCCACGCACAGCGCGCCCAGCTCGGCGGCGGGCCGCAGCACCTCGACGCCCTGGGCGCCGCTGGTGTGCACGACGATCTGCCCGGCGCGCAGCGAACCGGTGGCGACCAGGCCGCGGACCAGGCCCGGCAGCTCGTCGTCCGGCACGGCCAGCAGCACCAGGTCGGCGGCGGCGGCGACGTCCGGCGGCGGCAGCACGGGCACGTCCGGCAGCAGTTCCTCGGCGCGGCGCAGCGAGTCGCGGGAGACGGCGGCGACGGCGCTCACGACGTGTCCGGCCCGGGACAGCGCGGCGCCGAGCACCGAACCCACCCGGCCGGCCGAGACCACTCCCACGGCCAACCGCGCGGGGCGGGGGGTCGCGTCCATGCGACGTACTCCTTCAGAGCGGCGTTCCAGGCCCGATGCTCGGGTACCGGACGACGGCCGCGAGCGTAATCCGGTGCGTTGTGGCAGACCGTCAACTGCGACGAACGCCACCCGCGGCCTTCAGCGCGCCCGGCGCCTCGACGGCGGCCTGACGTGCGGCGACGAGGGCGGCGAGCAGCTTCGCGTGACGTTCCTCCGCACCGGGGCCCGCGGTGCCGTTGGCCATCCGGTGGCGCAGGAACGCCAGTTCGGTGGCGGCCACCTGGTAGCCCGCGACCGCCTTGGCCGCCTGGTCGCCGACCTTGCGCTTGACCGTGCGGCGCCACCGGCTGCGGCCCTGCAGGCTCGCCAGCAGGGTGACCTCGCTGGAGGCGATCCACTTGTTGGCGGCCATGGCGGGCAGCTGCCCGGCGACGATCCGCTGCTCGCGGCGGCGCTGCCAGACCACCATCAGCGCCATGCCCGCGAAGATCGGCACCATGATCAGGAAGTACAGGTTGATGAACGTCGAGCCGGTGCCGACCGTGGTGGAGAAGTTCCACAGCGAGTGCAGGCCGGCCGCGCCGAGGTAGCCGAGGACCGGCGCCACGACCCGCAGCCCGCGGTTCGCGGTCATGGCCGCGATGCCGATCCCGATGCCGGTCATCGACGTGAACAGCGGGTGCGCGAACGGCGAGAGCACGCCGCGCAGGATGAACAGCGCGATCACGCCGCTGCTCAGGTCGCCGAAGCCGCTGTCGGAGAAGACGCGGGCGAAGTACCAGATGTTCTCGGTGAACGCGAAGCCGGCGGCCGTCACGCCCGCGTAGACCACGCCGTCCACCACGCCGTCGAACTCCTGCCTGCGGCGCAGGAACAGGAACACGATGAACGCCGCCTTCGCGGCCTCCTCGGTGATCGGCGCGCCGATCACGGCGGCGAACGTGCTGCCGTCGCCGCCGTTGATCAGCTGGCCGAGCACGTGCGCGGTCTGGTTGAACACCAGGGAGGTGACCGTCGCGCCGCACGCGCCCCAGGCGAAGGCGAAGAGCAGGATCCTCGCCGGTTCCGGCTCCCAGCGGTCGATCCACAGGTAGGCGCCGATCACCGCGAGGACCGGCAGCAGCGCGGCCAGCGCGCCCACCAGGATCGGCAGCAGGCCGGTCCGGCTCGTGCCGAGCCCGAAGAGGACCAGTCCGCACACGCCCAGCGCGATCAGGCCGAAGACCGGGAGCAGGACCGTCCAGCGGTGCTGGTCGACGCGCTTGCGGGCGGGAGTGGTCACGGAGGGGAACTCTAAAGGGACACTTGACCGATGGTTGACCCGGAAGCCCTGTGGCGTGAGGCGTTGTACGGGCCGTCGGGCTTCTTCACCCGCGGCGAGGTGCCCGCCGACCACTTCCGCACCGCGCCGCTGGTCGGTCCTGAGCTGGCCGAAGCGCTGCTCGTGCTGCTCGATCGGGTGGACTTCGCCCTCGGCCGGCCCGCGCGGCTGGACTTCGTGGACGTCGGGGCGGGCGGTGGGGAGCTGTCGGCGGCGGTGCGGTCGCTGGCGCCGGGGTCGTCGGGGCCGGGGTCGCTGGGGGCGCGGCTGGTGGTGACGGCGGTGGACGTCGGGCCGGCGCGGTCGGTGGCGGGGGTGCGGTGGCGGTCGGACCTGCCGTCGTCGGTGTGCGGGCTGCTGGTGGGGCACGAGTGGCTGGACGCGGTGCCTTGCCCGGTGGTCACGGGGCCGTTGTCCGATCCTTGGTTGGATCGGTGGTGGCCGGTGCGGGAGGGGGAGAGGGCGGAGATCGGCTCGCCGCGGGACGCGGCTTGGGCGGACGCGGTGGCGCGGGTGGTGCGCGGGGCGGCGTTGGCGGTGGACTACGGGCACGTGCGGGCGGACCGGGTCGCGGGGCGGTACGCGGCGGGGACGTTCGCGGCCTACCGGGGTGGGCGGCGGGTGGAGCCGGTGTTCGACGGGAGCTGCGACCTGACCGCGCACGTGGCGCTGGACGCGTGCGCCGAGGCGGTTGGTGGCGAGTGGGTGCTGGTGTCGCAGCGGGACGCGCTGGGTGCGCTGGGGTTGGACGGGAGGGTGAACCCGGCGGCCGGGCCTGGCAGGTCGAGCGGGCCGAGTCCGGCGGCCGGGGTTCGGGGCGGGACAGAGGTGATCGGGGCTCGGGGCGGGACAGAGATGGTCGGGGTTCGGGGTGGGGCGGAGGCGGGATCGGGGGTGCGGTTGAGCCCGGCGGGCGGGGCGGCGTGGCTGGTGGCGGCGGAGAGGGCTTCACGGGTGGCGGAGTTGCGGGCGGAGGGCGGGTTGGGGTCGTTCGGGTGGTTGCTGCACGGGGTCGGCGTGCCCGTGTCGTCCCTGCTCCCGCCCCTGCCGCCCTGGCGGCCGTGAGCCCTACAGCGACCAGGGCGGGGTGATCCGCCGGTCCCCCACCGACCCGGTGATCCCGACCGACGTGGCGACCAGCACCCTGGCCGGTCCGCCGACCAGCTGGAACTCCACGCCCGGCGGCACCACGACGGTGTCACCGGCGGTCGCCTCCACGTCGTTGACGGTCACCCGACCCGCCACCACGTGGAACACCTCCTCCTTGTCGACCTGGTGCCGCTCGCTCACCGCCCCCGCCGGCACCTCGACGGTCCACAGGGCGATCTGCGTGCTGCCACCCCGGGACGGGGTGGCGTGCGGGTGGAACACGAAGCCGTGGCGCTCGAACATCCTTCTCCAAACTAGTCAACTTGGTTGTCTAGTTGCAGACTAGGCGACCGTGGAACCCGTGTCGATGCTGTTGGCCAGGACGTTCCGCGCGATGACCGACCGGTTCCACGACCGGCTGGCCGAGCGCGACCTCGAACCGCTGCGCCCCGCGCACGGCTTCGTCTTCCGCTACCTCGCCGCCCAGCCCTCCGCCACCGCCGTCGACCTCGCCGCGCACCTGGGCGTCTCCAAGCAGGCCGCGACCAGGACCGTCGCCGAGCTGGTCGACTGGGGCTACGTCCACCGCACCCCGCACCCGACCGACCGCCGCGCGCACTCCCTGCGGCTGACCGGCAAGGGCCGCTCCTACCTCCGCTTCGCCGACGAGCTGTGGGCCGAGCTGGAGCAGGAGTTCGCCGACCTCGTCGGCGCCGAGCGGCTGGCCGCCCTGCGCGAGGGCATGGAGACCTACCTGGCCGGCGCCGAGGGCGGCATCCGCCCGGTCTGGTGACCCCGACGGCCGAAGACCGCCGGCGACGTCGCGCGTCCCGCACCAGGGTCGAGCGCATGAGAATCCACGCCCTGCCGGCCGACGTCCTCGACCGCGCCCGCCGACTCGCCGGCACGGACGAGCACCACGAGCTGCACCCCGACTCCCCCGGCGCGCCGCTGCGCTGCTGCCTGCGCAAAGCCGCTCCGGGCGAGCCGGTCGTCCTGTTCCGCCACACCCCCACCGCGGGCGTCGGCCCGTACGAGGAGGTGGGTCCGGTGTTCGCGCACGCCGAGCCGTGCGAGGGGCCGGCGAGCACGGCGGAGTTCCCGGAGGCGTTCCGCCACGCGCCCAGGACGCTGCGCGCCTACACCGCCGACGGCCGCATCCGCGGCGGCGAGGTCGCGCGGCCGGCCGACCTCGCCGACCGCGTCACCGCGCTGCTGGACGACCCCGAGGTGGCCGAGGTCCAGGTGCGCAGCGCCTCCCACGGCTGCTTCCTGTTCGCCATCACCGCCGACCGGCCCTGACCGGGCACGACGGCGCGACCGTGCGACGATGGCCGGGTGGAGATCACCGTTGGCGTCGGTGCGGGCGCGCGGCACCTCGGGGTCGACCGGGTGGTCGACCTCGGCCCCCTGCACCCGTCGGCGCACGGCGCGTACCGGCTGCGGCTCACCGTCCGCGACGACGAGGTGATCACCGCCGCCGAACCGCTGGTCGGGCACCTGCACCGGGGCGCGGAGAAGCTGTTCGAGGTCCGCGACTACCGGCAGGTGCTCACCCTCGCCAACCGGCACGACTGGCTCGCCGCGTTCTGCAACGAGCTGGCCGTCGCCCTGGCCGTCGAGCGGATGACCGGCATGGACGTCCCGGCCCGCGCCCAGGCGCTGCGCGTGCTGCTGTGCGAGCTGAACCGGATCATGGCGCACCTGGTGTTCCTCGCGCCGCTCACCGGCGCCCGCGACCGGGACGCCGTGCAGGCCGTGCTGGAGGAGGCGTCCGGCGGTCGCATCCACTTCATGTTCAACCGGATCGGCGGCCTGCGCGAGGACGTCCCCGCCGGCTGGACCGACCGGGTGCGCGACGTCCTGTCCACTGTGGACCCCGGTGTGGCGCCGGAGGCGTTGGCGGGCATCGGGGTGCTGACCCGGGACGCCGCGCTCGCGTTCGGCGTCACCGGTCCGATCGGGCGGGCGTCCGGAGTGGACTTCGACCTGCGCCGCGACGACCCGCTGCCCGGCTACCGGGACCTGGACGTCCGGCCCGTGGTGCGGACCGAGGGCGACGCCCTGGCCCGCGTCCGCTGCATGGTGGACGAGGTCCACCGGTCCGTCGCCCTCGCCCGCCAGTGCCTGGACCGGCTGCCGGGCGGTCCGGTGAACCTGCGGCTGCCCAAGGCGATCAAGGCGCCGGAGGGCTCGGTCTACACGTGGGTCGAGGCCCCGCTGGGCACGTCCGGCGTCCACCTGTCGTCACGGGGCGAGAAGACGCCGTGGCGGCTGAAGCTGCGCACGCCGTCGTTCAACAACGTCCAGGCGCTGTCCGCCCTGCTGCCCGGCACGGCGGTGGCCGACCTGCCCGCCGTGCTCGGGTCGTTCGCCGTGGTCGTCGGCGACATCGACAAGTAGGGCTAGTCGTCGCGGCGGCGACGGCGGCGCGGTGAGTCCGCCCCGCCGAACGCGGCGAGCAGTTCGCTGACCGACTTGCCGTCCGCGTGCGCCCCGGCCGGTTCGACCGGCTCCGGCGCGCTGCGCCTGCCGGCCGGCTTGGCGCCGTCCTCCCACGAGTCCCAGTGCTCCTCGGCCCGACGACGACCGCCCGACTCGCCCGCCGGCTCGACCACCGCCGCCTCGGCCGCCCGACGACGACCCTCGGACGACGCCGCGCCGGCGGCCCCGGGGCTCGACGCGACGGCGGCGTCGGCCGCCCGCCCACCGGTCGGCTCCGGCTTGCCCGCCACGGGGCGGTGCCCACCGGCGGGTTCGGCCGCCCGGCGCGACCCGCCGACGTCCTCGCCACCCGTCCGGCGCACCGGCTCCGCCGGCCGCCCGACCACCGGTTCCGGCCGCACGACCACCGGCACGTGCTCACCGGTCAACTCGGCCCGTGCCGCGGGCCGACGCGCTTCGACCGGGCGGTGCTCGCCCGTCAACTCGGCCCGTGCCGCGGGTCGACGGGCCTGGTCGGCGACCGGCTCGGCCCGCACCACCGGGCGGTGCTCACCGGTCAACTCGGCC
This genomic window from Saccharothrix sp. HUAS TT1 contains:
- a CDS encoding type III pantothenate kinase, coding for MLLAIDVGNTNIVLGLYDGTGDSAALVRDWRMRTDARMTADELALTMRGLLGEYADEITGISALSTVPAVLRELRVMLGRYYSAVPKVLVEPGVRTGVPLLVDNPKEVGSDRVINTLAAHHLHSTACVVVDFGTSTNLDVISAKGEFLGGALAPGIEISVDALAARAAQLRKVELVRPRSVIGKNTVECLQSGIVYGFVGQVDGLVRRIVDELQLSEPGPVAVIATGGLAPLVVSESATIQSHVPDLTLLGLRLVFERNRA
- a CDS encoding FecCD family ABC transporter permease, with the protein product MSGRRGRSSALALRSARLALLVGLLALVALASVAIGAKDIPIADVWHALTAPTGAENDLVVRELRVPRTLLGIAVGVALGVGGALMQGHTRNPLADPGILGVTQGAAFAVVLSIFTLGVSSLYGYVWFAFAGALVASVVVFLLGSGRSGPTPVTLALAGAAVSALMQGLVSALVLLDRQSLDAFRFWQVGGLAGRDLALLWQVLPFLLLGLVLAAANATGLNALSLGDDVARSLGRRVALTRVVGVVATTLLVGGAVAVCGPIGFLGLVVPHAARALTGPDHRWLLPFAGVIGAIVLLVADVVGRVVARPGELEVGVVLALVGAPFFIALVRRRKLVRL
- a CDS encoding Lsr2 family protein, producing MAQKVTVTLVDDLDGGKAEETVGFGLDGVSYEIDLSAGNAGKLRDALADFVASARKAGGRKRGPGRPAGVKAARPASADREQNQAIREWARKQGMKVSDRGRIPAEVLEAYHQQG
- a CDS encoding class I SAM-dependent methyltransferase; protein product: MTGDDLRALRANSFGAHASAYQEHRPGYPAEAIRWSLEPLGDGPRDVLDLAAGTGKLTGGLLAEGHHVTAVEPNEGMLSELVRHHGPARALPGSAERIPLPGGTVDAVVVGQAFHWFDADRAMAEIARVLRPGGVLAALWNDFDESVPWVAEFIEVARGSVAVPDVRTDPVPEHELFSDAENRVFKHVHRRTAESAVATINTHSHLLVIPAEERDALNERVLGFLKSRPETAEGEFGFPLTTYVKRCRRVA
- a CDS encoding PrsW family intramembrane metalloprotease; translated protein: MTTPARKRVDQHRWTVLLPVFGLIALGVCGLVLFGLGTSRTGLLPILVGALAALLPVLAVIGAYLWIDRWEPEPARILLFAFAWGACGATVTSLVFNQTAHVLGQLINGGDGSTFAAVIGAPITEEAAKAAFIVFLFLRRRQEFDGVVDGVVYAGVTAAGFAFTENIWYFARVFSDSGFGDLSSGVIALFILRGVLSPFAHPLFTSMTGIGIGIAAMTANRGLRVVAPVLGYLGAAGLHSLWNFSTTVGTGSTFINLYFLIMVPIFAGMALMVVWQRRREQRIVAGQLPAMAANKWIASSEVTLLASLQGRSRWRRTVKRKVGDQAAKAVAGYQVAATELAFLRHRMANGTAGPGAEERHAKLLAALVAARQAAVEAPGALKAAGGVRRS
- the panD gene encoding aspartate 1-decarboxylase; the protein is MFRTMLKSKIHRATVTQADLHYVGSVTVDEDLMEAADLLAGEQVAIVDVTNGARLETYVIPGDRGTGVIGINGAAAHLVKPGDLVILIAYGQMDDAEARVYEPKVVFVDAGNKVVELGADPAHAPEGSGLVNGSTSAPEAAPAETEDAAALDALIQAED
- the panC gene encoding pantoate--beta-alanine ligase produces the protein MTKPLTKDDYTPGDVTVHRDPDRLRRVTRALKAAGRNIALVPTMGALHEGHRKLIREAQVMQNTVVVVSIFVNPTQFGPDEDFDRYPRSFDSDVDTCREERVGLVFAPSVDDMYLPGSTVTVHPGPLGDELEGRTRPGHFAGVLSVVAKLFNVVQPTYAVFGEKDYQQLTLIHRMARDLNFPLDVVGVPTVREPDGLALSSRNRYLSDEERAAATALSAALVAGAYVSGQGADAVLGAARDVLAAAPGVDLDYLELRAPDLGPAPENGDARLLVAARVGSTRLIDNAAVLLGAGDE
- the lysS gene encoding lysine--tRNA ligase; amino-acid sequence: MSEQPATGSATSDDDLPEQLRVRREKRARLLERGVDPYPVEVPRTHTLREVRDAHQGLEPDTSTGEVVGVTGRVMFIRNTGKLCFATLREGDGTELQAMLSLNGVGERALADWKSDVDLGDHVFVHGEVITSRRGELSVMADAWAIAAKALRPLPVAHKELAEETRIRQRYVDLILREQARNTVRNRAAVVRSLRESFHRRGFVEVETPMLQTLQGGASARPFVTRSNALDIDLFLRIAPELYLKRCVVGGIEKVFEINRNFRNEGMDSSHSPEFSMLEYYEAYATYDTNAVLTRELIQEAALAVAGSHVVTLADGSEYDLGGEWTTLSMYESLSDAAGEEVTPETSSERLRALADKHGLEPDPKLGHGKLVEELWEHLVGDALHAPTFVRDFPVETSPLTRQHRSRPGVAEKWDLYVRGFELATGYSELVDPVVERERLEAQARLGATGDVEAMPVDEDFLRSLEYGMPPSGGVGMGIDRLLMALTGLGIRETILFPLVRPE
- a CDS encoding Rossmann-like and DUF2520 domain-containing protein; protein product: MDATPRPARLAVGVVSAGRVGSVLGAALSRAGHVVSAVAAVSRDSLRRAEELLPDVPVLPPPDVAAAADLVLLAVPDDELPGLVRGLVATGSLRAGQIVVHTSGAQGVEVLRPAAELGALCVALHPVMTFTGRPEDVQRLNACSVGITAADGDEIAWSVGEALVVEMSAEPVRVPEAARPLYHAALAHGANHLITLVADCADLLRDAGIGDAERMLGPLLSAALDNALRHGDRALTGPVARGDAGTVAKHLAVLADSDTLPAYRVLALRTAARARAAGLLKPELASEVRTTLEGQA